A window of the Pogona vitticeps strain Pit_001003342236 chromosome 4, PviZW2.1, whole genome shotgun sequence genome harbors these coding sequences:
- the RBM24 gene encoding RNA-binding protein 24, whose translation MHTTQKDTTYTKIFVGGLPYHTTDSSLRKYFEVFGEIEEAVVITDRQTGKSRGYGFVTMADRAAAERACKDPNPIIDGRKANVNLAYLGAKPRIMQPGFAFGVQQLHPALIQRPFGIPAHYVYPQAFVQPGVVIPHVQPTAAAASTTPYLDYTGAAYAQYSAAAAAAAAAAYDQYPYAASPAAAGYVTAGGYGYAVQQPLTAAAPGTAAAAAAAFGQYQPQQLQTDRMQ comes from the exons ATGCACACGACCCAGAAGGATACCACGTACACCAAGATCTTCGTCGGGGGTCTGCCGTACCACACCACCGACTCCAGCCTGCGCAAGTACTTCGAGGTCTTCGGCGAGATCGAGGAAGCCGTGGTCATCACCGACAGGCAGACGGGCAAATCGCGAGGATATGGCTTT GTGACGATGGCTGACCGGGCTGCTGCTGAAAGGGCCTGCAAAGATCCTAATCCAATAATTGATGGCAGAAAGGCCAACGTGAATCTAGCTTATTTAGGAGCAAAACCAAGGATAATGCAGCCAG GTTTTGCCTTTGGTGTTCAGCAGCTCCATCCAGCATTAATACAGAGGCCTTTTGG GATTCCTGCTCATTATGTCTATCCACAGGCTTTTGTACAGCCAGGAGTAGTTATTCCACATGTCCAGCCTACAgcagctgctgcctccaccacacCCTACCTTGACTACACTGGAGCTGCATATGCTCAGTAttcagctgctgctgccgctgctgctgctgcagcctaTGACCAGTATCCCTATGCAGCATCCCCAGCTGCTGCAGGATATGTCACTGCTGGGGGTTATGGCTATGCAGTCCAGCAACCACTCACTGCAGCCGCGCCTGGGacagctgcagcagctgctgctgcttttggccAGTACCAACCACAACAGCTCCAAACAGATCGTATGCAATAG